The window TTAACCTCAAGGTTTTTTGTTTCGCTTCTATCTATTACAACTCCAATTCCAACAATATTTGCCTTACAATTACTTACCAATTCTATTAGCTCCTTAATGGTCTTTCCTGTGGT is drawn from bacterium and contains these coding sequences:
- a CDS encoding orotate phosphoribosyltransferase, producing the protein TTGKTIKELIELVSNCKANIVGIGVVIDRSETKNLEVKSLIKLNIETYSPPSCPLCKEGIPFIKPGSR